From Phycodurus eques isolate BA_2022a chromosome 20, UOR_Pequ_1.1, whole genome shotgun sequence, a single genomic window includes:
- the gjb9b gene encoding gap junction protein beta 9b, which produces MNWSALEVLLSGVNKYSTAFGRVWLSVVFVFRVMVFVVAAQRVWSDDSKDFVCNTAQPGCNNVCYDAVFPISHIRLWALQLIFVTCPSLMVTCHVKYREKKDLEYTTSHKGAHLYANPGKKRGGLWWTYLVSLFFKAGFDAGFLYILHYIYEGFDLPKMSKCSLEPCPNTVDCFISRPTEKKIFTIFMVASSIVCILMCICEMIYFICKRMLKLRRRRNEMLRKEFADNQEMTALVAPRSEFRSKTSIRMDPTASIHNLNNMTAEGLRNNSQR; this is translated from the exons ATGAATTGGTCTGCACTGGAGGTCCTCCTCAGCGGGGTCAACAAATACTCCACTGCGTTCGGCCGCGTCTGGCTCTCCGTGGTCTTTGTCTTCCGGGTGATGGTGTTCGTAGTGGCGGCTCAGCGAGTGTGGAGTGACGACAGCAAGGACTTTGTGTGCAACACGGCCCAGCCCGGCTGCAACAACGTGTGCTACGACGCCGTCTTCCCCATCTCCCACATCCGCCTGTGGGCCCTGCAGCTCATCTTTGTCACGTGTCCCTCCTTGATGGTGACGTGTCACGTAAAATATCGTGAGAAGAAAGACCTGGAGTACACCACCTCACACAAGGGGGCTCATCTGTACGCCAACCCTGGGAAGAAACGTGGAGGTCTGTGGTGGACCTATTTG GTCAGCCTGTTTTTCAAGGCAGGCTTTGATGCCGGCTTCCTCTACATCCTCCACTATATTTATGAAGGCTTCGACCTGCCCAAAATGTCTAAGTGCTCTCTGGAGCCGTGCCCCAACACGGTGGACTGCTTCATTTCCCGGCCTACCGAGAAAAAAATCTTCACCATCTTCATGGTGGCCTCCTCAATCGTCTGCATCTTAATGTGCATTTGTGAAATGATATACTTCATCTGCAAACGCATGTTGAAACTCAGAAGAAGGAGGAATGAAATGCTGAGGAAGGAATTCGCCGACAATCAAGAAATGACAGCACTGGTGGCACCCAGGTCGGAGTTCAGGTCCAAAACTTCGATCCGAATGGACCCCACCGCCTCGATACACAACCTCAATAACATGACGGCTGAGGGTCTTAGAAACAATTCACAACGTTAA